The following proteins come from a genomic window of Pseudomonas sp. WJP1:
- a CDS encoding ATP-binding protein produces MSHRRDFAENSRALAQALDAFAAYLTAHLAEAATPLGTYLQAPPALALISERLGLSRFEQDLLLLAAAVDLDPRFRALLAQAQDDPDKPWLNFEVALRLLPEPEWSAVTPIGRLRRWQLLEPVGAGGPLQARLVVDENILHRIAGLSFPDPRLEPWLRQESRPEGEPEAGDRVQASLHSIAVQWQSAPSLVLAPVVRLTGCEGESFAQVLAASLGLHLYRLAEHNLPAGHVEREQLARLWEREALLRGALLWVQPESPGPEQAQRLGDFIDRLQSLVLLSGDSTIPLRRDQLRLGDQRNEACARLKIWQQQLGETGEGLNGRLGSLAEQFQLSSNAISRLAQGFKARGETAVEQLWQACREEARHGLEQLAERVDARASWDDLVLPDAALCSLHTLAAQVRQRSRVYRDWGFAVRSSRGLGISALFAGGSGTGKTLAAEVLASELQLDLYRVDLAALVSKYIGETEKNLSRVFTAAESSGAILLFDEADALFGKRSEVRDSHDRYANLEVSYLLQRIETYRGLAILTSNLKQAIDPAFQRRIRFIVQFPFPDVQARSAIWQRAFPPDAPCDALDIGKLARLSLSGGHIRNLALNAAFLAADQDMAIGMQHLRAAAEAEFAKLEKPLSAAEVRDWQ; encoded by the coding sequence ATGAGCCACCGTCGCGATTTCGCCGAAAACAGCCGCGCTCTTGCACAGGCTCTGGACGCTTTCGCCGCCTATCTGACTGCGCACCTGGCAGAAGCCGCTACGCCGCTGGGCACCTACTTGCAGGCACCGCCAGCCTTGGCGCTTATCAGTGAGCGTCTTGGCCTGAGCCGCTTCGAACAGGATCTGTTGCTTTTGGCTGCTGCCGTGGACCTGGACCCACGCTTTCGAGCGTTGCTGGCACAGGCGCAAGATGACCCCGACAAACCCTGGTTGAACTTTGAAGTGGCGTTGCGTCTGTTGCCCGAGCCCGAGTGGAGCGCGGTGACGCCGATAGGCCGTTTACGGCGTTGGCAATTGCTTGAGCCCGTCGGTGCCGGTGGACCCTTGCAAGCGCGGCTAGTGGTCGACGAAAACATCCTGCATCGCATCGCAGGCCTGAGCTTCCCTGACCCACGTCTGGAGCCCTGGTTGCGCCAGGAGAGCCGGCCTGAAGGCGAACCCGAAGCGGGCGACAGGGTTCAAGCAAGCTTGCACAGCATCGCCGTGCAGTGGCAATCGGCACCCAGCCTGGTCCTGGCGCCGGTGGTCAGGCTGACAGGTTGCGAGGGTGAAAGCTTTGCCCAGGTGCTTGCGGCCAGCCTGGGCCTGCACCTCTATCGTCTTGCCGAGCACAATTTGCCCGCCGGGCATGTCGAGCGAGAACAACTGGCGCGCCTGTGGGAGCGTGAAGCGCTGCTGCGAGGCGCCTTGCTCTGGGTGCAACCAGAAAGTCCGGGGCCTGAACAGGCGCAACGTCTGGGCGACTTTATCGACCGCTTGCAAAGCCTGGTGTTACTGAGCGGGGATAGCACGATACCGCTACGCCGCGATCAGCTACGCCTCGGTGACCAACGCAACGAAGCCTGCGCACGTCTGAAAATCTGGCAGCAGCAGTTGGGTGAAACGGGTGAGGGCTTGAATGGCCGGCTCGGCTCCCTGGCCGAGCAATTTCAACTGAGCAGCAACGCCATCTCCCGGCTCGCGCAAGGTTTCAAAGCCCGTGGCGAAACCGCCGTCGAGCAGCTCTGGCAGGCCTGCCGCGAAGAAGCTCGCCACGGTCTGGAGCAATTGGCCGAACGGGTCGACGCCCGTGCCAGCTGGGATGATCTGGTACTGCCTGACGCAGCGCTGTGCAGTTTGCATACCCTCGCAGCCCAGGTTCGTCAACGTTCCCGGGTCTATCGCGACTGGGGTTTTGCGGTACGCAGCAGCCGCGGACTGGGCATCAGCGCCTTGTTTGCCGGCGGCAGCGGTACGGGCAAGACCCTCGCCGCCGAGGTGCTGGCCAGCGAACTGCAGCTGGACCTTTACCGCGTTGACCTGGCGGCACTGGTCAGCAAGTACATAGGCGAGACCGAGAAGAATCTGTCGCGGGTGTTCACCGCAGCCGAAAGCAGTGGTGCAATTTTGCTGTTCGATGAAGCCGACGCCTTGTTTGGCAAACGCAGCGAGGTGCGCGACAGCCATGATCGCTACGCCAACCTGGAAGTCAGCTACCTGCTGCAACGCATCGAGACTTATCGCGGCCTGGCCATTCTCACCAGCAACCTGAAGCAGGCCATCGATCCGGCGTTCCAACGGCGAATCCGTTTCATCGTGCAGTTTCCCTTCCCGGATGTGCAGGCCCGTAGTGCGATCTGGCAGCGGGCATTCCCGCCCGACGCGCCCTGCGACGCGCTGGATATCGGCAAGTTGGCAAGGCTGTCGTTATCCGGTGGGCATATCCGCAACCTGGCGCTGAACGCGGCCTTCCTCGCGGCGGACCAGGACATGGCCATCGGCATGCAGCACTTGCGCGCTGCCGCCGAAGCGGAATTCGCCAAACTGGAAAAACCGTTATCGGCGGCGGAAGTGAGGGACTGGCAATGA
- a CDS encoding eCIS core domain-containing protein — protein MTEHSLARAPATEHDAPPSSSPGARLLLQRKCACGAGAGSSGECDGCAARRSLDLQRKENGAHSGQGIPSTVSDTLARPGRPLDSDTRSFMENRFNNDFTTVRIHDDSAAAASAEAVDARAYTVGQDIVFAGGQYQPHTDSGRHLLAHELAHTVQQQGLQRFASTDLADQGPQYQRLEHEADQAASSVMRGQPLASGLLSQGGTRLSRTANKGKSQEHEIESRYKGTEMTTGHKVTPEKKTSVNVKREDKELASFIVNKLELHEVKGPVIEEWRSKAKAGALRGIITMQGTKAQAAGHWQERVKSDELRSRWVNKRGWKMGDALNAAWQKAGGDSEFPKVGGGTCEMDHIIELQVGGDNTEENIQVLDRADNGMSGSLIKQQVFGLAQSIAQKMEKDRKEPPAELRMIFKDAKMKSTGKCGPCCKVAKKLKAPKKGEAGHADKSSEPLFGYSISAGGRTVELRIREGSKVQDIFKSGIRENVASAEVLPGLLLMTLHRVAKGKDSIHAMIDDRDRTRLPITLPAKGTKVVLNVAKNGDLSLSDEAKTHPGIVFTYDYLSEGRFTSLSVVEGGVAGEGYITTNKVPFLNRFEVAFTPNSFCLKAPLGKDKLKPPFPGVKIKDASLSMALAPKLKPDGYVSLEFGEAKKIAESKVIISADEKGLMFSNDLFVYLPGIDEAKGKINYRDGQWSGGATIESAQMAGKIPYFKSGSAFVSFEGGKIAAGGKIILQLPGGSEGFLDLSYASNKWMLQGAGTIGVKNPYLKPFQANLSYDGESFSAKGKAGFIFPGLEGTIDATYEYRKGNEKVSAKGDMKINKGRAQGSILVELWPNGKITGKGKLSYEIKKGLVATAGITVDEHQKIVFDGELGFPDITLFKRFPEKQEDHTLFKASGNIPIPGASIGVVGLKFKLWGSLGYYYSVGPGVLTGSRAQVKFSPFDADPDFSFNLKTKASIPADGGITGTLGADAVADAGIAEAGGGLNVVATAGLQGKVDLGGEIAYSKEKFIIDASAYIGGSIVLTAKLNARLFAEAGVSTLKVRTEKTWELLGGKFDTGLSLGVRMPLHYDSVEGPRMPTLSDIKAEPAQLDLNPSKMLDNLFAAAKSQGGGA, from the coding sequence ATGACAGAACACAGCCTTGCACGTGCACCCGCCACCGAGCACGACGCGCCACCGTCAAGCAGCCCCGGGGCGAGACTGCTGTTGCAGCGTAAATGCGCCTGTGGCGCCGGGGCTGGCAGCAGTGGCGAATGCGACGGCTGTGCGGCCAGGCGTTCGCTTGACCTGCAACGCAAGGAAAACGGTGCTCACAGCGGACAGGGCATACCGAGCACCGTCAGCGACACCCTGGCGCGCCCCGGTCGACCGCTCGATAGCGATACCCGCAGCTTCATGGAAAACCGCTTCAACAACGATTTCACGACCGTACGCATCCACGACGACAGTGCCGCCGCGGCCAGCGCCGAGGCGGTCGATGCTCGCGCCTACACGGTTGGCCAGGACATCGTCTTTGCCGGCGGCCAGTACCAGCCCCATACCGACAGCGGTCGCCATCTGCTGGCCCATGAACTGGCGCATACCGTGCAGCAGCAGGGGCTGCAACGTTTCGCCAGCACTGACCTGGCCGACCAGGGCCCGCAATACCAGCGCCTGGAGCATGAGGCCGACCAGGCCGCCAGCAGCGTCATGCGCGGTCAGCCACTGGCGAGTGGTTTGCTTAGCCAGGGTGGAACGCGCCTGTCGCGCACGGCCAACAAGGGCAAATCACAAGAGCATGAGATTGAGAGCCGCTACAAGGGCACGGAAATGACCACTGGCCACAAGGTCACGCCAGAGAAGAAAACCAGTGTCAACGTAAAACGCGAGGATAAGGAACTGGCTTCCTTCATCGTCAATAAACTGGAACTGCATGAAGTCAAGGGTCCCGTCATTGAAGAATGGCGTAGTAAGGCCAAGGCGGGAGCCCTGCGCGGCATTATCACCATGCAGGGCACCAAGGCCCAGGCAGCCGGGCACTGGCAGGAGCGTGTCAAGTCCGATGAGTTGCGCTCGCGCTGGGTCAACAAGCGAGGCTGGAAAATGGGCGATGCGCTGAACGCAGCCTGGCAAAAGGCCGGTGGCGACTCCGAATTCCCCAAGGTCGGCGGCGGAACCTGCGAGATGGACCACATCATCGAGCTGCAGGTGGGTGGCGACAACACCGAGGAAAATATCCAAGTGCTCGATCGTGCCGATAATGGCATGAGCGGTAGCCTTATCAAACAGCAGGTCTTCGGTCTGGCCCAAAGCATCGCACAGAAAATGGAGAAAGACCGCAAGGAACCACCGGCCGAGCTGCGCATGATATTCAAAGACGCCAAGATGAAATCCACTGGCAAGTGCGGGCCGTGTTGTAAAGTCGCCAAGAAGCTGAAGGCACCAAAGAAGGGTGAGGCCGGACACGCCGATAAGTCCAGTGAACCCCTTTTCGGCTATTCGATCAGCGCCGGTGGCAGGACCGTGGAGTTGCGGATCCGCGAAGGAAGCAAGGTCCAGGATATTTTTAAATCCGGTATTCGGGAAAACGTCGCCAGCGCAGAAGTGCTGCCTGGGCTGTTGTTGATGACGCTGCACCGGGTCGCCAAGGGTAAAGACAGCATCCACGCCATGATCGACGACCGCGACCGCACCCGGCTGCCGATAACGTTGCCGGCCAAAGGCACCAAAGTAGTCTTGAATGTGGCCAAGAACGGCGACCTGAGCCTTTCCGATGAGGCGAAGACGCACCCAGGCATTGTTTTCACCTACGACTACCTAAGCGAGGGACGCTTCACCAGCCTGAGCGTGGTCGAGGGCGGGGTGGCCGGGGAGGGCTATATCACAACGAACAAAGTGCCTTTCCTCAACCGTTTCGAAGTGGCTTTTACGCCGAACTCTTTTTGTCTCAAGGCGCCGCTGGGCAAGGATAAACTGAAGCCGCCGTTTCCCGGGGTCAAAATCAAAGACGCGTCCCTGTCCATGGCACTTGCGCCCAAACTCAAGCCTGACGGTTACGTGAGCCTGGAGTTCGGTGAGGCGAAGAAAATCGCCGAGAGCAAAGTCATTATCAGCGCCGACGAAAAAGGCCTGATGTTCAGCAACGATCTTTTCGTCTACTTGCCTGGCATCGACGAGGCCAAGGGCAAGATCAATTATCGTGACGGGCAATGGAGCGGGGGCGCCACAATCGAGTCGGCGCAAATGGCCGGCAAAATTCCCTACTTCAAGAGTGGTTCTGCCTTTGTGTCGTTCGAGGGGGGCAAGATCGCCGCCGGTGGCAAAATAATTCTGCAGCTGCCGGGCGGCAGCGAAGGATTCCTGGACCTCAGCTACGCCTCCAACAAATGGATGCTCCAGGGTGCCGGTACGATTGGGGTCAAGAACCCCTATCTCAAACCCTTCCAGGCCAACCTCTCGTACGATGGCGAGTCGTTCAGCGCCAAGGGCAAGGCCGGTTTCATCTTCCCTGGCCTGGAAGGCACAATTGACGCTACCTACGAATACAGGAAAGGCAATGAGAAGGTCTCCGCCAAGGGGGACATGAAGATCAACAAGGGCCGGGCCCAGGGCAGTATCCTCGTCGAGTTGTGGCCCAACGGAAAGATCACCGGCAAGGGCAAACTCTCCTACGAAATCAAGAAAGGCCTGGTGGCTACCGCCGGCATTACCGTGGACGAGCACCAGAAGATCGTCTTCGACGGTGAGCTCGGCTTTCCCGACATCACCTTGTTCAAGCGTTTCCCGGAAAAACAGGAAGACCACACCCTCTTCAAGGCCTCCGGGAACATTCCGATCCCGGGTGCCTCCATCGGCGTGGTCGGTCTGAAGTTCAAGCTCTGGGGAAGCCTGGGGTATTACTACTCTGTCGGCCCCGGCGTGCTCACGGGAAGCAGGGCGCAGGTCAAGTTCAGCCCGTTCGATGCGGACCCGGATTTCAGTTTCAACCTCAAGACCAAGGCCAGTATCCCGGCCGATGGCGGTATCACCGGGACTCTGGGAGCCGACGCGGTCGCTGACGCAGGCATCGCCGAAGCCGGTGGCGGCCTTAATGTAGTGGCCACTGCCGGCCTGCAAGGCAAGGTCGATCTGGGCGGCGAGATCGCCTACAGCAAAGAGAAGTTCATCATCGATGCCAGCGCTTACATAGGGGGCAGCATTGTCCTCACCGCGAAGCTCAATGCCCGGCTGTTTGCCGAGGCCGGGGTCTCGACATTGAAGGTGCGTACAGAAAAAACCTGGGAGCTGCTGGGTGGCAAATTCGACACCGGCCTTAGCCTCGGCGTGCGCATGCCGTTGCACTACGACAGCGTTGAAGGCCCGCGGATGCCCACGTTGTCGGACATCAAGGCGGAGCCCGCGCAACTCGACCTGAACCCTTCGAAAATGCTCGACAATCTGTTCGCCGCGGCCAAGAGCCAAGGGGGTGGAGCATGA
- a CDS encoding phage baseplate assembly protein V: MNAEGKFYGKFRGVVQNNIDPMQMARIQVQVPDVLGLGVSSWAMPCLPFAGQQSGMFVVPQIGAGVWVEFEQGNQDYPIWVGGFWGSAAELPALALTGLPVSPSIVLQTGNQNGLTISDLPGPTGGILLKTMTGAMISINEIGITISNGQGATIMLTGPTVDINQGALAVI, encoded by the coding sequence ATGAACGCTGAAGGCAAGTTCTACGGCAAGTTCCGTGGCGTGGTGCAGAACAACATCGACCCGATGCAAATGGCGCGTATCCAGGTGCAGGTGCCCGATGTGCTGGGGCTGGGCGTTTCCAGCTGGGCGATGCCTTGCTTGCCGTTCGCGGGGCAGCAGAGTGGCATGTTTGTGGTGCCACAGATCGGTGCCGGGGTCTGGGTGGAATTCGAGCAGGGCAACCAGGATTACCCGATCTGGGTCGGTGGCTTCTGGGGCAGTGCCGCAGAGTTGCCGGCACTGGCGCTGACGGGCTTGCCAGTGTCGCCGAGCATCGTTCTGCAGACCGGCAACCAGAACGGCCTGACCATCTCCGACCTGCCGGGCCCAACCGGCGGCATCCTGCTCAAGACCATGACTGGCGCGATGATCTCGATCAACGAAATCGGCATCACCATCAGCAATGGCCAGGGCGCCACGATCATGCTCACGGGGCCAACGGTCGATATCAACCAGGGCGCCTTGGCGGTGATTTGA
- a CDS encoding GPW/gp25 family protein — protein sequence MALDFPLSIDSRGRSTEVFADLHVRDMIEQVLFTVPGERVNRPDFGCGLLQLVFAPNSDALAAALQMTVQGSLQQWLGELIEVEEVQVLNLNARLNVTVKYVMRQDRQPQLATFSREIGP from the coding sequence ATGGCCTTGGACTTTCCATTAAGTATCGATTCGCGCGGCCGCAGCACGGAGGTCTTCGCCGACCTGCACGTGCGCGACATGATCGAGCAAGTGCTGTTTACCGTACCGGGCGAGCGGGTGAACCGCCCGGACTTCGGCTGTGGGCTGCTGCAACTGGTGTTTGCTCCCAACAGCGATGCCCTTGCCGCCGCCTTGCAGATGACCGTGCAAGGGTCGCTGCAACAGTGGCTGGGTGAGCTGATCGAGGTCGAAGAGGTGCAAGTACTCAATCTCAATGCGCGCCTGAACGTGACCGTGAAATACGTCATGCGCCAGGATCGCCAGCCTCAACTGGCAACCTTCAGCCGGGAAATCGGACCATGA
- a CDS encoding putative baseplate assembly protein, which produces MKREFLSDNRHRLQLLRDLGSPALNGIDYLEVVSRDQRKLRVVFVYPLIGITSANCMIEGGVRITGVHIASLSIKGNQLDLTLDQAGDFSWYRFVLIDPAAPQDPPEGFDPCLSSIRFSFKAQCPSEFDCADDHSCPPQAWVEPQLDYLAKDYGSFRRLMLDRMGQLIPGFRERNPADFTVALVEMLAHIGDQLSYYQDAVATEAYLGTARRRVSLCRHARLLDYPIQQGCNSRVFVSLMINGKADGQVLRVRTPLLTRGFGPGPRVEKAVLETLPDGATQVFETLHPLPLWAAHNEIAIHPWGEPNFCLSAGAQEAALVNKPPLNLQPGMLLLLEQVPDLKYGWAANVDRSHRHVVRLVEVTQGLDPLTGTPLKLVRWHAEDALPFEMCVSVQIEQAGVSLVLTVACARANLVLADHGLTRSNETLLPDTVPDTGNYRPRLREPNIVYAQPYEDDPTRSACSSLRQDWRQAVAADMQLIEDGTGVAGAPPKADVISWTPRRDLLASDCFARAFVVETEADGSAFLRFGDNRFGLQPTPRSRLLASYRQGGGSIGNVGAESITHIICDDPLIEPHIEAVRNPLPALGGAEPESANSIKLFAPQAFRTQERAVTETDYARIAERHPEVQRAAARLRWTGSWYSMFVSIDRKGGKPMDAPFRKAMLEHLERYRLAGYDLDLSEPINVALDIQLNICVLPGYFATSVKRGLLVRLGNREDALGQQGFFHPDHFSFGQGLALSALVEAAHSVTGVASLEVKVFQRWGKTPNQEIEQGFIHATPLEVLRLDNDPNFPENGRLRLSMQGGV; this is translated from the coding sequence ATGAAACGCGAGTTCCTCTCTGATAACCGCCACCGCCTGCAATTGCTGCGCGATCTCGGCTCGCCGGCCCTCAACGGCATCGACTACCTGGAGGTGGTCTCACGGGACCAGCGCAAGTTGCGCGTGGTGTTCGTCTACCCGCTGATCGGTATCACCAGCGCCAATTGCATGATCGAGGGTGGGGTGCGGATCACCGGGGTGCATATTGCAAGCCTGAGCATCAAGGGCAATCAGCTTGACTTGACCCTGGACCAGGCCGGTGATTTTTCCTGGTACCGTTTCGTGCTGATCGATCCTGCTGCCCCGCAAGACCCACCCGAGGGATTCGACCCTTGCTTGTCGAGCATTCGCTTCAGTTTCAAGGCACAGTGCCCCTCCGAGTTCGATTGCGCCGATGACCACTCATGCCCCCCGCAGGCTTGGGTCGAGCCGCAGCTGGATTACCTGGCCAAGGACTATGGAAGTTTCCGTCGGCTGATGCTGGACCGGATGGGGCAGCTGATACCGGGGTTTCGCGAGCGCAACCCGGCGGACTTCACGGTGGCGCTGGTCGAGATGCTCGCGCACATCGGCGATCAGCTCAGTTACTACCAGGACGCCGTGGCCACCGAGGCTTACCTGGGCACGGCACGCCGGCGCGTGTCGTTGTGCCGGCACGCACGCTTGCTCGATTACCCGATTCAACAGGGTTGCAACAGCCGGGTATTTGTCAGCTTGATGATCAACGGTAAAGCCGATGGTCAGGTGCTGCGGGTACGCACACCATTGCTGACCCGCGGGTTTGGCCCGGGCCCGCGAGTGGAAAAGGCCGTGCTGGAGACCCTGCCAGACGGCGCAACCCAGGTCTTCGAAACCTTGCACCCCTTGCCTTTGTGGGCGGCGCACAACGAGATTGCGATCCACCCTTGGGGCGAGCCGAATTTTTGCCTGAGCGCTGGCGCGCAGGAAGCCGCATTGGTCAACAAGCCGCCACTCAATTTGCAGCCGGGGATGTTGCTGCTGCTGGAGCAAGTACCCGACCTGAAATACGGTTGGGCGGCGAATGTCGATCGCAGCCATCGGCACGTGGTGCGGCTGGTCGAAGTCACGCAGGGGCTGGACCCGCTCACCGGTACGCCGCTGAAACTGGTCAGATGGCATGCTGAAGACGCATTGCCATTCGAGATGTGCGTCAGTGTGCAGATAGAGCAGGCGGGGGTGAGCCTGGTACTCACCGTCGCCTGTGCCCGTGCCAACCTGGTACTGGCCGACCATGGCCTGACCCGCAGCAATGAAACCCTGTTGCCGGACACTGTACCTGACACAGGAAACTACCGACCGCGCCTGCGTGAGCCCAATATCGTCTATGCACAGCCCTATGAAGACGATCCGACACGCTCGGCCTGCAGCAGCCTGAGACAGGACTGGCGACAAGCCGTTGCGGCCGACATGCAGTTGATCGAGGACGGCACCGGCGTTGCCGGCGCCCCGCCCAAGGCAGATGTCATCAGTTGGACGCCGCGCCGCGACCTGCTCGCGAGCGACTGTTTCGCCCGGGCATTCGTGGTGGAAACCGAAGCCGATGGCAGTGCCTTCCTGCGTTTCGGTGACAATCGCTTCGGCCTGCAACCAACCCCCCGAAGCCGTTTGTTGGCCAGCTATCGCCAGGGCGGTGGCAGCATCGGCAATGTCGGCGCCGAGAGCATCACCCACATCATTTGCGATGACCCACTGATCGAACCCCACATCGAAGCGGTGCGCAACCCGCTGCCGGCGCTGGGCGGCGCAGAACCCGAGAGCGCGAACTCGATCAAGCTGTTTGCACCGCAAGCATTTCGTACCCAGGAAAGGGCGGTCACCGAAACCGACTATGCACGCATTGCCGAGCGCCATCCCGAGGTGCAGCGGGCTGCCGCTCGGCTGCGCTGGACCGGCAGCTGGTACAGCATGTTCGTCAGCATTGACCGCAAAGGCGGCAAGCCGATGGATGCGCCGTTTCGCAAGGCAATGCTCGAGCACCTGGAGCGCTATCGCCTGGCCGGTTATGACTTGGACTTGAGCGAGCCGATCAACGTAGCGCTGGATATCCAGCTGAACATCTGCGTGCTGCCGGGCTACTTTGCCACGTCGGTGAAACGTGGGCTGCTCGTGCGCCTGGGCAACCGTGAGGATGCGCTGGGACAACAGGGCTTCTTTCATCCCGATCACTTCAGCTTTGGTCAGGGCCTGGCCCTGTCGGCACTGGTGGAGGCGGCGCACTCGGTGACGGGCGTGGCCTCCCTTGAGGTGAAGGTGTTCCAGCGCTGGGGCAAGACACCCAACCAGGAGATCGAACAGGGCTTTATCCACGCTACCCCCCTCGAAGTGCTGCGCCTGGATAACGACCCGAACTTCCCCGAGAACGGCCGGCTGCGGCTCAGCATGCAGGGTGGCGTATGA